TGGAGACTGTTctgggcatgctcagtagagTCGGCTTTGGTGAATAACACTTTGACACTGATTACAAGAGATTTGGAGTTAGTGGTGATTAGAAGGATTGCTGACATGTAAACACTTTGATTAAACTATGTTaaccttgcactaaagcgctaccTATATTTTGTTAGCCAAAAAAGAGCCGCAAAGCTCTACACTACTGCCAGaagcagcagccattgtgaaTTCGGACCTTTTGCAGAAAAAACCCCTTTTTTAAGTTATTcaattgacaggaaatgcataATATTTAGCATTATCTTTGAATATCATCTTTAACCATCAGTCTGTTTccataacactctaatacttttgtaCCAAAGCAAAACTTAAAAATAAAACATGCCTAAGCGTGCTTGTGGGATTTTTGATACTGTGTACTTATCATTAGTCCATCATTTTGTAGCCGGCtacattgttataattataactgccctctctctctcaggtTGAGTCGAGTCAGAGGATGATCAGGATAGTGGGGCTCTCGGCTACCCTCCCCAACTACCTGGACGTGGCTCATTTCCTCAGGGTCAATTTTTACAAAGGTCTCTTCTTCTTTGACGGGCGGTTTCGTCCTGTGCCACTCTCGCAGACGTTTATTGGGATCAAGGCGACCAATCACCTGCAGCGGCTCAGAGATATGGACGAGGTCTGCTATGACAAGGCCCTGGTCAACATCAAGAATGGCTATCAAGTAAGAGTCACTATTTGTCTTAGTCATTGTTGCAATTTGGGGGATCagtcttttcttttcctgTTCAAATCTCACGTTGAAACTTCTATTGACATTTTTCGTATAGAAGACGGCATGCATAATTACACTAATTTTACTGTTAGAGTGTTAGCTCTCATCACCCAAAACTAGATCAGTTTGCAATGTGCCAACATGTTCTTTGTGTACTCACAGGTGATGGTGTTTGTCCACTCTCGTAACGGTACGCTAAAAACTGCCACTGCCCTGAGGGACCTGGCCGCATCTAAAGGGGAACTCCCCCTCTTCCAGCCTGAGCAGAACCCCAAGCTAGGACTGGCACAGAAACAGGTGAATACATGGAGCCTGGTTGTGTTGTCAATAGTGATGGCCACGTAGCCTAAGGAATGCCACGGCTATAGCAGCAGGGCTTGTTTTAATAGCTAACTTTGATTGCTCATAACTTAATATTTTGTGTGTTCAATTTCAACCATTTTCTGATTTTTTTAAAGTTTaattagaaagagacctttctaatggtatcatcaatgtTCATGTTTGGGAGATGAAAGAATTTACctaataccatggattattaTAGTCCATGGCCCAACACCAAAATTATATCAGTGTTatcactcacacaccacattAATTGTGTGCAGGTGGACAAGTCTCGGAACAAGCCCCTTCGTGATCTGTTTGGGGATGGCTTCAGCGTCCATCACGCGGGTATGCTGAGACAAGACAGGACTCTAGTGGAGAGACTGTTCTCTGAGGGGTTTATCAAGGTTCTGGTGTGCACGGCAACGCTGGCCTGGGGTATCAATCTACCAGCTCATGCAGTCATCATCAAGGTGAGCATACCATAAGCATAGAGGTGCATGGTTGTTTGTCcctgtctgtgtatgtgtgtgccttaGTGCTATCTTAAGTATAATATGTTACATATACTACTTGTACATACAGAATGAACCAAAAAAAACCTAATGAAAGGTTGCTAATACAGTATAAATACACCTATCTCCATGGatacacacaccctcagggcacacagtactgtacttgtacatacAGAATGGCAGGTTGCTACTATTGTAACAGTGCATGTGACTAACAGTGTATCTCCATGGATGCACACACCCTCAGGGCACACAGTGCTGTACTTGTACATACAGAATGAAAGGTTGCTACTACGTACTGTAACAGTGCATGTGACTAACAGTGTATCTCCATGGATGCACACACCTACAGGGCACACAGATCTACAATGCCAAGAAAGGCGCTTTTGTTGACCTGGGCATCCTGGATGTGTTGCAGATATTTGGACGAGCTGGTAGACCACAGTTTGACAAGTTTGGGGAGGGTACGATCATCACGAGTCACGACAAACTCTCTCACTACCTTTCTCTGCTCACCCGTCAACAGCCGATAGAGAGTCAGTTTGTGGCTAGTCTCACGGACAACCTTAACGCTGAGGTGGGCGGGGTTCAGGTGTTTGACCCCTACCACATTGTTACTGAGCAGTTCCCtattgttgtataattatacaacctaTCTGCTCAATAATGGagtagcagtagccatttgtccAAAATATGGCTTAGCAAATGTATACCAATTTGTAATCTGTTGAATGGTAGAATCTCATTTTCCTTCAGATTGCACTTGGTAGTGTGAGCAACATTGAGGAGGCTGTTCAGTGGCTGCGCTACACCTTCTTGTTTGTGAGGATGAAGCTCAACCCTCTCATCTATGGCATCTCTAACAAGGCTAGGGAGGTACGTACACGTAGGTTACATACTTAGTGCCTGACATTCAACTAAACAGTCAAACCACCCCCACCTCCTTGGTCCTCATTCGCACACTCATTCTATATatttacatacacacatacacatacgtaTATGTCAACAAATTCACTCCTACGTGTATCTACCTGcactacccccacacacccccacacacccatcacactccacacacccgtcacactcttcacacccctcacattcctcacaccccacacactccttacactccacactcctcacaccccacacagACGGACCCCAACCTTGAGGAGCACCAACGTACGCTGATCACAACAGCTGCTGAAAAGTTGGACAAGGCCAAGATGATTCGTTTCGTCCAGCACACGGGTAACCTCCACTCTACAGACCTCGGCCGCACCGCCTCCCACTATTACATCAAGTACGCTAGCATGGAGATCTTCAACGAGCTATTGAAGCCATACATGAATGAGGGACAAGCGCTCGCCATGGTCTCCAAATCAGAGGAGTTTGAGCAAGTCAAGGTTCGATCATAGTCAATGAGCTCATTTTGTAGTCCTGAAACATACTTCTATACCTTAATTGATAATTCATTATGCTCAATGCACAGTACGTACAACAGAGTACTTTATTTGtgttatgtacataattattatatcataaTGTGCATTGTTTTTGTTCATCCCTTGGACATGATAGTTGATGTATTGTGTTCATGATAGTTGATGTATTGTGTTCATGATAGTTGATGTATTGTGTTCATGATAGTTGATGTATTGTGTTCATGATAGTTGATGTATTGTGTTCATGATAGTTGATGTATTGTGTTCATGATAGTTGATGTATTGTGTTCATGATAGTTGATGTATTGTGttcatgatttgctttctTGTGTCTCTTCAGGTGAGGGAGGACGAGATATCGGAGCTTGAGATCCACCAATCAGTGTGCCGACTGCCAGTGCAAGGAGGGGTCGAGAACTCGTACGGAAAGGTCAACATCTTGCTGCAAACATACATATCTCGTGGGGGGGTCGACAGCTTCtcactgacctctgacctttccTATGTGGCACAGGTGAGCAAAGTTATAGAGCTTGTTAGCACAGCAATTGCAAGACATACGTAAGGTATCTCTCGTTAACTTAAATTGAATTTCTGTGTGTACAACACCCAGAGGCATTGTTGACTGCCTGTAACGTCGTCTGAGAATAAAAGTTTCTTGGGGGTGGAGCATGCCCCCAGAAGGCCGTCTGATATTGCACACAGATATCCGGCTTGGCTTCCCCGTGCAATATAATTAGATACTCCATAAGTTATGAGCGTTGTGTATGTAGCATGTACCCATTTGTTGAAGACGTTGTGTGCTTCTGTTTCACAGAACTCTGGCAGGATACTCCGAGGTTTGTTTGAGATAGTGCTACGCAAGGGCCTCCCTGTCATGGCGTCTCGACTGCTCACACTCTGTAAGTCTGTGGAGCATCAGCAGTGGGCCTTTGAGCATCCCCTCAAGCAGTTCAAGGAACGTCTCTCTCACGAGATCATCACCAAACTGGAGGATAAGAGGGTCTCTCTCAGTCGACTCAAGGACATGACCCACGAGGAAATCGGTGTGTAATATACATGACTTGTGGTAACTCACAGAATATAAATTATGGTCTGGATGATCCAACTTTCCAAACATTTTTTTTAACTTAAAATGGTCTTTTCAATATGAAATTCTCAATTGTGTCCTTGTGAAGTTTCATGTGATCAATTTTTACCTGTTCTGAATTTTGCAGGTCACATGATACGTCATGTGAGGATGGGACGTGTTGTAGAGACCCTTGTTAGGGGATTCCCCTCTTTGTTGCTCACGGCCACCATACAGCCAATCACACGGACGGTACTCAAAGTGCGATTGACCATCCTCCCTGATTTCGAGTGGAGTGACAAACTTCACGgcatgacctctgacccctgGTGGATCTGGGTGGAGGACCCAGAGAACAACCAGATGTACCACTCGGAGTACTTCATGTTACAACGGAAGCAGGTGAGAGCTCTCAGGCATGTACGTACACGCACTAATGGTCTACCACTAATAGCAcaaaaacaacacagctagtaCTTTAACAGGTCGCTGTACACCCAATAAATgttgcaagtacatgtatatacataattttaCTGCACATACAGGTGTTGGCCAAGGAGCCCCAGGACCTCGTGTTCACCATCCCGATAtttgagcccctcccccctcagtATTATGTGCGTGCAGTCTCGGATCGCTGGTTAATGGCCGAATCTGTTGTCGCTATATCATTCCAACACCTCATCTTACcggagctccacccaccacacacgaAGCTACTCGATCTCCACCCACTTCCTGTGTCCGCACTCAAGAACCCCGCCTACGAGTCACTATTTAATTTCAAGTATTTCAACCCTGTGCAAACACAGGTGTTCCATACTCTGTACCACTCGGATACCAGCGTGTTGCTAGGCGCCCCTACTGGCAGTGGGAAGACTGTAGCCGCTGAGCTGGCAATATTCAGGTGACATGTACAACATTGCTCAGTAATGTCCTCTCTACCCTCGTGTGACATGTATAGATCGAGCTTGTgtgttatgtgcatgcatctGTTGCTGTTAGCTGATTGTCAGTATTAGAGGTTCCACGAagtataagtgcctcgaaattttcgcgctatacgggtttatatatatacctgtacctatcatgcacacactcatgcaTGTTGAGTTCAAAGGAATTTTCTGCATAAATTTCATCATTCCTAACGATGCCTGATACTTAAATTGCACTTCCCTCTCTTACAGAGTGTTCAATGAGTACCCTGGGGGCAAGGCTGTGTACATTGCCCCCCTCAAAGCGCTGGTGCGTGAGAGGGTGGCCGactggaggaagaagctcgaGGGAGCTCTGGGGAAGACGGTGGTGGAGCTAACAGGAGATACCTCCCCTGACATCCGCGCTGTGGAGAGGGCAGATGTCATAGTTACCACACCTGAGAAGTGGGACGGCATCAGTCGCAGCTGGCAAAataggtataataatattatagcctCCATTCTCTTGGCAACCGAACTTCAAATTCCTTTGATAAGCTACTTAGGTTAAAGCGACTGCCAAGTAGACAATATTATATTTCCTGTAGGTCATATGTACAAGCGATGCGTGTGCTGATAATTGATGAGATTCATCTCCTTGGCGATGAGAGGGGACCTGTCCTGGAGGTGATTGTTTCTCGTACCAACTTCATAGCGTCTCACACCGGCCAGGCTGTGAGAGTGGTGGGCCTCTCCACCGCTCTAGCCAACGCTAAGGACCTCGCTGATTGGCTGTGCATCAAACAGGTGGACACCAATTGATATGAAGTTACTCTAGatagaaaataattatgcttttatTTATTGGTTTTATTGGGAGTAGTCTGCTCTTAgtattatatagctattattTTCCTGATCTCAGCTCGTTTGAaggcacatgtacacagtaattaatattaatatatatacatgtacttttatCTACCCCTTCCAATCTTGTACATGTGTTAACGCAGGGCGGTCTGTTCAACTTCCACCCAGCAGTGAGGCCCGTTCAGTTGGAGGTTCACATCGATGGCTTCCCTGGGAAGCACTACTGCCCTAGAATGGCTACCATGAACAAGCCTTCGTACACCGCCATTAAGACTTATTCTCCCGACAAACCTGTTTTGATATTTGTCTCCTCGCGTCGTCAAACCAGACTGACGGCTTTTGATCTTGTAACGTACGTGGCCGCTGAGGACGACACCAAACAATGGCTGCACATACCGGAccaacaggtgtgtgtgtgtgtgtgcgtgcgtgcgtgtgttgtgtgtgtgtgtgtgtgtgtgtgtgtcatagTAACCTCACATTCTGTGCCTCTGTAAGCATGGAAATGCTTGTACCATTCTCTTTGATTTCAAATCTATACTGCCTCCAGATCACTCAGATGATTAGAGTACCTTTACTACAGCACATGTACCCTTTACTCCCTCCTTTAGTTGGATCCCCTGCTGGAGGGAGTCCGTGACACCAACCTCAAGTTCAGTCTGGCATTTGGAGTGGGACTGCATCACGCTGGTCTGCACGAGAAAGACAGAAACCTTGTCGAAGAATTATTTGTCAACCAGAAAATACAGGTGAGGAACAAAATATCAAATTTGGCTAGAAATCATTTGTGTTCGTATAAATAAACCATTTATTCTTATTGCAGATCTTGATAGCCACCAGCACTCTTGCCTGGGGTGTCAACTTCCCCGCTCATCTGGTAGTCGTCAAGGGAACAGAGTACTTTGACGGCAAGTTGCAGCGTTATGTGGACTACCCAATCACAGACGTGCTTCAGATGATGGGGAGAGCGGGGCGACCACAGTATGATGACAGGGGTGTGGCAGTTATCCTCGTACATGACATCAAGAAACACTTTTATAAGAAGTTTCTCTACGAGCCGTTTCCAGTGGAGTCAAAGTAAGTGGGTGTTGCCTTGTACCTTTTAGGCTGTAGGCTAAGGTAGTAATTATAGATTCTGTCTCAGTATTGCACAtgggagcataattatgtgtgtgcttGGAGGGGAATTAATTACTGGACGTATCGTTGGCTAACTTGACGAAGCCGTAAATATCGATTAGAGCCAATTCAAAACTGAAAATTAACTGCGTCAAGAGCTATGCAATATTATGTCAAGATCAACAATCTGTGATGCATTTGCCCCCCTCACAGTCTGCTGGCCGTCCTGTCTGACCATCTCAATGCTGAGATAGTGGCAGGCACCATTACCTCCAAACAAGACGCCATGGACTATGTCACCTGGACCTACTTCTTCCGTCGACTCCTCATGAACCCCTCCTTCTATCAGCTGGAGGACACGGCTAAGGGCTCTGTCAACACCTTCCTCTCTGGCGTAGTGGCCAGGGCTCTGACAGCCCTCGAGAGCTCTTACTGCATTCAGGTGGAAGAGGTATGTAtaaggagtgtgtgtgtccacTGCAGGCTGTATCTGAGCCTTGAtgtgtgtataccgtatagcgggtaatttttgggggacaaaatattgagacattttgtgggtaatattttcgtggttggagcttgcactgcaggtaaaggtaggcaagatcgcttcatttgtggtaaatattcgtggtcagagctccaaccacgaaaaccatgaatattttgccccacgaaaatcacctgctatacggtacatgactgtgtgtgtgtgtgttgatatACGGTATTAGATCCACATTGTATTGAATTAACCCACAGTGCTATCTCTCATATTGGAGAAGTTTTACACTATTCTGCTCACTCACAATGCAGCGGTTTATTGCTTGTGTAGTGAGGGAATTTTAGCATATTGCTTAACCTTATCGCTGATTTGCATTATCGAAGTTACGTACATAGCCTTAGATTGATTGCAAACAGCTAAAGGTAATCAATCACcacctgtgtacacacacacacacacacacacacacacacacacacacacacacacacacacacacacacaccacagccagtagctacacacacacacacacacacacatataagTAGAACACAACTAAGTACTGTGTAACAATTTTGAATATCATGTTTgctcctacatgtatgtaactcCATCACCATGACTGCAGGATGATAGAACAATCCAGTCGCTCACTCTCGGCTGCATAGCTTCCTTCTACTACCTCCACCACACCACCGTGCGGTTGTTCAGAGAAAAGCTCTACGCTCACTCCACTTTCCAGGACCTGCTGCAGCTGCTCTGTGTGAGTCAGTGTACTGTACCTGTCTGTTGTAGTTGTAGTGACTTGGTCATGTGCTGTATAGCGGGTACGTTTTGAGGGATAAACTCCTGTACTGAAGCATTGCCCCAGACACTGTTTATTTGTTTAGTATCTCTCACTCTACACATACCCAGGATGCCTCGGAGTATAATGAGCTGCCAGTGAGACATAATGAGGATGTGATGAATACCGCGTTGGCCAAAAAGCTGCCCCTACCAGTCTCACCCCCTGACAGCTACGATAGTCCACACTCTAAGGCTCATCTCCTACTGCAAGCTCACTTCAGTCACAGCGACCTGCCAATAGCAGACTACCAGACAGACACAAAGTCCGTATTAGACCAGGCCCTCAGGATAttacaggtgtgtgtgtacactgtacgagtagacataattatatagctgagAATTTATCAGAAGTCATGCAAATTTCGACTTTCTTGGCCATTCCTTGTAACTTATAGCATTTCATGTTTTGTGGTCTAGTCTCCTCTCACTTCCcatttgtatatatatactactcTTCCTCTGTATAGGCCCTGGTGGACATTTCTGCTAATGAGGGTTGGTTGTCAACCACTCTCAAGTTGATGCACATAGTACAGATGTGTGTACAAGGGAGGTGGGTCTCTGACCCCTCCCTCCTCATACTCCCCCAcctagaccacacccacattgaGCTGCTCAACAAGAAGCTGACCAAGGGGGCAGGTGTCACTGAGCTCACCTCCCTCCCCGAGTTGATGACTGTGATGGAGAGACAGAGAGGGTTCTTACTGTCATCTCTTGTGGACACTCGTGCTCTCACCAGAGAGCAAGTAACCAAGGTATGGACGTATTACTAATACTGCAAGTACTTGTGAATGGACTTTGTATCACTGGTTCTGCATTTTATTAGTTACTGTACTGACAtgcaatacatgtacctttatATAGCGTGCCCACAATTGTCAGTTTATTTCCTCACCAAATTTAACTCattgttgtattataattatgtagtacaGTTGCCTATAGTTACGTACATTGGTTATGatgcctgtacagatccaggAAGTGATTCAGAGACTCCCGATTGTTGTCCTCTCCCACAAGCTTAGTGTTGGGAAGAAGGATCTGGGGCATGCTAAGCGCGGCTCCTCCACTGTTGGCCAGACCGTGAGAGAGAGACAATGGACGGACGTACCAGCTGGAGAGGAGTGTGCTATTCACTTGGATCTGACTCAGCGTTGTCTGGCTAGAAAGAGGGTGAGTTCTTGTACTATACGTAAGTATCATGTGTTTGCATACTGCCCATTTGTGCTTGGTAAAACTTCCCACTACTGTAGTTACACCCCATGACCTTCATCACTAAgtcatatacataattataaccaggagtattcatgcactcctggtataaCTATTAAAGGCTTAAACTTTTTTTTAAACGTTCAGAGATACTTTTACCTCTCTCATCATGCATATGTGTATTTTATGCAGGATAATTCAAGGGCCTATGCTCCGAGGTTCCCGAAGACCAAGGATGAGGGATGGTGGCTGGTCCTGGGGGAGGTGGACAGTGGGGAGCTGCTGGCTTTGAAGAGGATCGGCCGCATCAGAGGGAGAA
This genomic stretch from Halichondria panicea chromosome 16, odHalPani1.1, whole genome shotgun sequence harbors:
- the LOC135350205 gene encoding activating signal cointegrator 1 complex subunit 3-like; protein product: MTHDTTQWFLVSSKAAKTLRILETGTSFKSNVLDMELPRLTRALREFGGVSPRLSREPVELDEAVLLKKREKTRKGSEDDRNSWGKMSEDVVTQCGKHNSVKVQAELRILQQASREIVSSDVSQETVDSTAAFLFNLFIGEPQLTRANAEEIRRTLGPFPASAATKASTTVKNILTYLPKDSPFTSSSQETSSTSDKQIQMKKKEFGHNISFKFDTETSLVTGDGDHVKSKLSNQTGYDSLSEDESTVVANGDTNIFTQTILSGMQQTIRKPDKKKAVTKKQPVVESRSTPVLPYSGEWLKAQCKEVVRGGHMQLSGQELYLAIFEQLSSGQENEAIENDLVELLGFSELELIQELLAHRAQLVDAVLQDGSSLLPSVPLSKSKSTPSAGPLLASGQSARPAYGSQVVIQSEHEKQLKKFFRKEEKRMAKQVKEIPTTEDHITQLRRRGYDPVEMRKERERALEEAANRPIFSGSSHQRTFDPNELYPHVYDSLAKAKLTSAFLAGAKVAIPEDAKRTSDRLMEEILIPHTSVIPPTVGDEKIRVDQLDQLAQLVFKGTKTLNKIQTVVFDSAYYTNENLLISAPTGAGKTNIAMLTVLHEIKKNIDESGVIQRNSFKIIYVAPMKALAAEMVRNFGRRLAPLGVAVRELTGDMQLTKYEIQNTQMIVTTPEKWDVVTRKSTGDVQLAQIVRLLIIDEVHLLHEDRGAVIESLVARTLRQVESSQRMIRIVGLSATLPNYLDVAHFLRVNFYKGLFFFDGRFRPVPLSQTFIGIKATNHLQRLRDMDEVCYDKALVNIKNGYQVMVFVHSRNGTLKTATALRDLAASKGELPLFQPEQNPKLGLAQKQVDKSRNKPLRDLFGDGFSVHHAGMLRQDRTLVERLFSEGFIKVLVCTATLAWGINLPAHAVIIKGTQIYNAKKGAFVDLGILDVLQIFGRAGRPQFDKFGEGTIITSHDKLSHYLSLLTRQQPIESQFVASLTDNLNAEIALGSVSNIEEAVQWLRYTFLFVRMKLNPLIYGISNKARETDPNLEEHQRTLITTAAEKLDKAKMIRFVQHTGNLHSTDLGRTASHYYIKYASMEIFNELLKPYMNEGQALAMVSKSEEFEQVKVREDEISELEIHQSVCRLPVQGGVENSYGKVNILLQTYISRGGVDSFSLTSDLSYVAQNSGRILRGLFEIVLRKGLPVMASRLLTLCKSVEHQQWAFEHPLKQFKERLSHEIITKLEDKRVSLSRLKDMTHEEIGHMIRHVRMGRVVETLVRGFPSLLLTATIQPITRTVLKVRLTILPDFEWSDKLHGMTSDPWWIWVEDPENNQMYHSEYFMLQRKQVLAKEPQDLVFTIPIFEPLPPQYYVRAVSDRWLMAESVVAISFQHLILPELHPPHTKLLDLHPLPVSALKNPAYESLFNFKYFNPVQTQVFHTLYHSDTSVLLGAPTGSGKTVAAELAIFRVFNEYPGGKAVYIAPLKALVRERVADWRKKLEGALGKTVVELTGDTSPDIRAVERADVIVTTPEKWDGISRSWQNRSYVQAMRVLIIDEIHLLGDERGPVLEVIVSRTNFIASHTGQAVRVVGLSTALANAKDLADWLCIKQGGLFNFHPAVRPVQLEVHIDGFPGKHYCPRMATMNKPSYTAIKTYSPDKPVLIFVSSRRQTRLTAFDLVTYVAAEDDTKQWLHIPDQQLDPLLEGVRDTNLKFSLAFGVGLHHAGLHEKDRNLVEELFVNQKIQILIATSTLAWGVNFPAHLVVVKGTEYFDGKLQRYVDYPITDVLQMMGRAGRPQYDDRGVAVILVHDIKKHFYKKFLYEPFPVESNLLAVLSDHLNAEIVAGTITSKQDAMDYVTWTYFFRRLLMNPSFYQLEDTAKGSVNTFLSGVVARALTALESSYCIQVEEDDRTIQSLTLGCIASFYYLHHTTVRLFREKLYAHSTFQDLLQLLCDASEYNELPVRHNEDVMNTALAKKLPLPVSPPDSYDSPHSKAHLLLQAHFSHSDLPIADYQTDTKSVLDQALRILQALVDISANEGWLSTTLKLMHIVQMCVQGRWVSDPSLLILPHLDHTHIELLNKKLTKGAGVTELTSLPELMTVMERQRGFLLSSLVDTRALTREQVTKIQEVIQRLPIVVLSHKLSVGKKDLGHAKRGSSTVGQTVRERQWTDVPAGEECAIHLDLTQRCLARKRDNSRAYAPRFPKTKDEGWWLVLGEVDSGELLALKRIGRIRGRTQSSLAFPAPDEPSRKILTLYLMSDCYLGLDQQFDLSLNFVITGTNEN